A single Prochlorococcus marinus XMU1410 DNA region contains:
- a CDS encoding photosystem II protein Y gives MLRTIVVFAPIIAALAWVIFNIQKPAREQFNRDFLGKD, from the coding sequence ATGCTTAGAACAATCGTAGTTTTTGCCCCCATTATTGCCGCTTTAGCTTGGGTTATATTCAATATACAAAAACCAGCAAGAGAGCAATTCAATAGAGACTTTTTGGGCAAGGATTAA
- a CDS encoding high light inducible protein yields MTPEAERFNGWAAMLGFVAAVGAYVTTGQIIPGWF; encoded by the coding sequence ATGACACCTGAAGCAGAACGTTTTAATGGTTGGGCAGCAATGTTAGGTTTTGTTGCAGCAGTTGGAGCATACGTAACTACTGGACAAATCATTCCTGGCTGGTTCTAA